In a genomic window of Anoxybacter fermentans:
- a CDS encoding translocation/assembly module TamB domain-containing protein — MRLILKTGKKVIPLFILLVFAGFCLLVFFNTDQITERAKTALIQVLKKYLGEDIQIGGMTLFPLNRVTLHQVKVITAEQTIFQAERIVVSFYLHNLFKGVDGILEGIKEIQIIRPEVHLIKGEDGFNFEKYIGQGEGNRDSFPAFSTWIRLIDGKLYYNDGRISESLNQLNGRIKIKETKVEIDVDFQIEGLKQSLIELKGSVSPELKFELSFTDLPFAVFERYGVTISGVEKLKGKGTGSVQVKRIEDKALSYSGRITIVDGGMILSKIPIEITQVQGQINFNDKQILIQKLNGETAAGSFAVRGQISNLADPVVSLNITTDRFQLAKLSSLIPILKGKDLTGLAKGNIEVLGNLKDPLIKVNLTVPEIGYQNLKFSNFHTSWWYQNSFLTLQDLVFNFDGGSFKGYSGYINFKNQEEFFYSVNVETVNFNLYKFLSALEPGLKEIPEGLLTGNFYVFGEGFNPDHLSTIGYVDFRNGRYQGINFNRLKANFWFTAGELGLSKVELNTPYLVTTLTGNIDIDGEIDLTIEPSFIDLIWLGERLDFPARGKGIIQGEVRGSITDPYFIGEINLSEGQLWNQEFDQLKGRIKVDKSELTLFDTAIIKGESDFHLTGRIDFISENLDLRAEILKSSITMLRETLAFMDIPFDFTGDITGKVTLVGPWSGIQVAGDLVATQGVVLNQPYDRAVLSFSWKENDILFNNFEISYKNTVLQASGVIEDYERLEIEMEGQGFDLTDIQQIRDHFPSLTGRANFRGRLTGKTTSPSFWGTISSDSIQYKGVPIEQLSALLQYEEGLLMIRPMKVINGKNEYTLIGKISFDQMVLDMQIRTKHARISELLRFTDLSIKDLDYTMDGKIWIRGNLPAPEVKLDVILDDGKEGSLALKGIYDFGQGMSLQLKGNKFDLSPFKLYLAGNDFDYTLDGEILVLGKLFEPTARLNVILNDAHAGTLTVKGIFNLNEIDLDLKGNKFDLTPLKAYLPIGKNTTEKADLLDSDKIKIGNVNANLNLEFSNSHLDNYLFEYLAGTIKIIDGSTVVLNQELILPDGNDIKVRGTVPLFDSDGLLNLKIDMIQGNLEVLPLLVPGVEDAGGEGEAYFKISGTMAKPLLEGEIDISSGFIKIYGLDLIEDIKGKIILTQGKAHIKKLEGRIGKGHLNLKGWVTLNGFIPDEVNFDLKTKDYHFVYGSIDALGDANLKVKGPFLTPEVRGSILVHDAEIGVVPFEWPQSDGAMLINPIFYLELYPGDNVRVTGTSPVNLNVTIIKSNKDKLVVDTTGKELILSGDLHARSGTFNIYNSNFRINWATASFVKFNKYIPILHVQAQTNIRNYLIFLDLDGLPTDNNLKMKLYSEPELTEHEITMLLANQGGLGEFLAGNGDVTDVISEEIWRYINQGLRNEFLNRLEESIEKALSLDAFYLDPVLLGDARINIQIGKYLDDDLYVVYSRTFSQNPEQSIGFEYQIHPNIGIEGTYKGAGNYQFGLKVDFPF, encoded by the coding sequence ATGAGATTAATCTTAAAAACGGGAAAAAAAGTTATACCCCTATTTATTCTGTTAGTATTTGCTGGGTTCTGTTTACTTGTCTTTTTCAATACAGACCAGATTACTGAACGGGCTAAAACTGCCTTAATACAAGTGCTAAAAAAGTATTTGGGTGAAGATATTCAAATTGGTGGTATGACTTTGTTTCCTTTGAATCGAGTAACACTGCATCAGGTTAAAGTAATTACTGCTGAGCAAACTATTTTTCAGGCGGAACGGATTGTTGTATCTTTTTACCTTCATAACTTATTTAAGGGAGTGGATGGGATTTTAGAAGGTATTAAAGAGATTCAAATTATCCGCCCGGAAGTGCATTTGATTAAAGGAGAAGATGGTTTCAATTTTGAGAAATATATCGGGCAAGGAGAAGGGAACAGAGATAGTTTTCCTGCTTTTTCTACCTGGATTCGTTTGATTGATGGTAAGTTATATTATAATGATGGAAGAATAAGTGAAAGTTTAAATCAACTGAATGGAAGGATTAAAATTAAAGAAACAAAGGTTGAAATAGATGTGGACTTTCAAATAGAAGGGTTAAAACAGTCTTTAATTGAATTGAAGGGATCTGTTAGTCCTGAATTGAAATTTGAACTTAGCTTTACAGATTTACCCTTTGCTGTATTTGAACGATACGGGGTTACTATATCCGGGGTTGAAAAACTTAAAGGAAAAGGAACCGGTTCGGTTCAGGTTAAAAGGATAGAAGACAAGGCATTGAGTTATTCTGGCCGGATTACCATAGTTGATGGAGGGATGATCTTAAGTAAAATACCAATAGAGATTACACAGGTACAGGGCCAGATTAATTTTAATGATAAACAGATATTGATTCAGAAATTGAATGGAGAGACAGCTGCTGGAAGTTTTGCTGTCAGAGGGCAGATCTCTAATTTGGCCGATCCGGTTGTGTCTTTGAATATCACCACTGACAGATTTCAGTTAGCTAAACTGAGTTCTCTAATTCCAATACTGAAAGGAAAAGATTTAACCGGTCTGGCAAAAGGTAATATAGAAGTATTAGGTAATTTAAAGGATCCTCTTATAAAAGTTAACCTTACTGTTCCTGAAATAGGGTATCAGAATTTAAAATTTAGCAATTTCCATACCAGCTGGTGGTATCAAAACTCCTTTTTAACTTTACAGGACTTAGTGTTTAATTTTGATGGAGGAAGTTTTAAAGGTTATAGCGGTTATATTAATTTCAAAAATCAGGAAGAATTTTTCTATTCCGTTAATGTTGAAACGGTAAACTTTAATCTTTATAAATTCCTTTCTGCATTGGAACCGGGATTGAAAGAGATTCCGGAAGGATTACTGACCGGTAATTTCTACGTTTTTGGAGAAGGATTTAATCCCGATCATTTGAGTACTATTGGGTATGTTGATTTTCGGAATGGTAGGTATCAGGGGATAAATTTTAATCGCTTAAAAGCCAACTTCTGGTTTACAGCAGGGGAATTGGGTTTAAGTAAAGTAGAACTGAATACTCCTTATTTGGTTACCACTTTAACGGGAAATATAGACATAGATGGAGAAATAGATTTAACCATTGAGCCTTCTTTTATTGACTTGATCTGGTTAGGAGAACGGTTAGATTTTCCTGCCAGGGGTAAAGGTATCATTCAGGGAGAGGTTCGTGGTTCAATCACCGATCCCTATTTCATAGGGGAAATAAATTTAAGTGAAGGTCAGCTCTGGAATCAGGAATTTGATCAATTGAAGGGACGGATAAAAGTAGATAAATCAGAACTGACCCTTTTTGATACTGCTATAATTAAGGGTGAAAGTGATTTTCATTTAACAGGCAGAATAGATTTTATAAGTGAGAATTTAGATCTTCGAGCAGAAATTCTCAAATCATCTATTACAATGCTGCGGGAAACATTGGCCTTTATGGATATACCCTTTGATTTTACGGGTGATATTACAGGAAAAGTTACCCTGGTTGGGCCCTGGTCTGGAATTCAGGTGGCTGGGGATTTAGTGGCAACACAGGGTGTAGTTTTAAATCAGCCTTATGATAGGGCAGTATTATCTTTTAGCTGGAAAGAGAATGACATTCTTTTCAACAATTTTGAGATTAGCTATAAGAATACTGTTTTACAGGCTTCGGGTGTGATAGAGGATTATGAGAGACTGGAAATAGAGATGGAAGGACAAGGGTTTGATCTTACTGATATTCAGCAAATTCGTGATCATTTCCCCAGTCTAACAGGCCGGGCCAATTTCCGCGGCCGACTGACTGGAAAGACGACCTCTCCATCATTCTGGGGTACTATCTCCAGTGATTCGATTCAGTATAAAGGAGTACCCATTGAACAGTTATCTGCTCTCCTTCAATATGAGGAAGGGCTTTTGATGATAAGACCAATGAAGGTCATCAATGGTAAAAATGAGTATACGTTGATTGGTAAAATTTCTTTTGATCAGATGGTTCTGGATATGCAGATCAGAACTAAACATGCCAGGATTTCCGAATTGCTCCGGTTTACTGATCTGTCTATTAAGGATCTGGATTATACTATGGATGGGAAAATATGGATTCGCGGAAATCTGCCGGCTCCGGAGGTTAAACTGGATGTAATCCTTGATGATGGAAAGGAAGGTTCTCTGGCATTAAAGGGTATTTATGATTTTGGGCAAGGGATGAGCCTTCAGCTGAAAGGTAATAAATTTGATTTAAGCCCCTTTAAGTTATATCTGGCCGGCAATGATTTTGACTATACCCTTGATGGAGAAATTTTGGTTCTGGGCAAGTTATTTGAACCGACTGCAAGGCTAAATGTAATTTTGAATGATGCTCATGCAGGTACTTTGACGGTAAAAGGAATCTTTAATTTAAATGAAATTGATCTTGATCTTAAAGGGAATAAATTTGATTTGACTCCTTTAAAGGCCTATCTGCCCATTGGAAAAAATACTACAGAAAAAGCAGACCTTTTAGACTCTGATAAAATTAAAATTGGCAATGTAAATGCAAATCTAAATCTGGAGTTTAGCAATAGTCATCTTGATAATTATCTGTTTGAGTATTTAGCTGGAACTATCAAAATCATAGATGGCTCTACTGTAGTATTAAATCAGGAACTGATTTTACCTGATGGAAATGATATTAAGGTTAGAGGAACTGTACCTTTGTTTGATAGTGATGGTTTATTGAATTTGAAAATCGATATGATTCAGGGTAACTTAGAAGTTTTACCTCTTCTGGTACCAGGTGTTGAAGATGCCGGTGGTGAAGGTGAAGCGTACTTTAAGATTTCCGGTACAATGGCAAAACCGTTACTGGAAGGAGAGATTGATATCTCTTCTGGATTTATTAAAATTTATGGATTGGATTTAATAGAAGATATCAAAGGTAAAATTATTCTGACTCAGGGAAAAGCTCATATTAAGAAATTGGAAGGTAGAATAGGTAAAGGCCATTTGAATCTAAAGGGATGGGTGACTTTAAATGGTTTTATACCTGATGAGGTTAATTTTGATTTAAAGACTAAAGACTATCATTTTGTTTATGGTTCTATTGATGCCCTGGGAGATGCGAATCTTAAGGTTAAAGGTCCTTTCTTAACTCCGGAAGTGCGCGGTTCAATTCTTGTCCATGATGCAGAGATAGGAGTAGTTCCTTTTGAGTGGCCTCAGTCTGATGGAGCTATGTTAATCAATCCGATCTTTTATCTGGAGCTATATCCGGGGGATAATGTACGGGTTACCGGAACAAGTCCGGTAAATCTCAATGTAACCATTATAAAAAGCAATAAAGATAAGTTGGTGGTCGATACAACCGGAAAAGAACTGATTTTAAGCGGAGATTTGCATGCAAGGAGTGGAACATTTAACATTTATAATTCCAACTTTAGAATTAATTGGGCCACTGCTTCTTTTGTTAAGTTTAATAAATATATTCCTATACTCCATGTCCAGGCCCAGACCAATATAAGAAATTATCTTATTTTTCTTGATTTGGACGGTCTCCCGACAGATAATAACCTGAAGATGAAACTGTATTCAGAACCGGAGTTAACAGAACATGAAATTACTATGTTATTGGCAAACCAGGGAGGTTTAGGAGAATTTTTAGCTGGAAATGGAGATGTTACTGATGTGATCTCAGAGGAGATTTGGAGATATATTAACCAGGGACTTCGTAATGAGTTTTTAAATAGGCTAGAAGAGTCTATAGAAAAAGCCCTGAGCCTGGATGCTTTTTATCTAGACCCGGTACTTCTGGGGGATGCCAGAATTAATATTCAGATTGGTAAATATCTGGATGATGACCTGTATGTGGTTTATAGCCGAACTTTTTCCCAAAATCCTGAACAATCCATCGGTTTTGAGTACCAAATTCATCCCAATATTGGTATAGAAGGAACTTATAAAGGTGCTGGAAATTACCAGTTCGGTTTGAAGGTTGATTTTCCGTTTTAG
- a CDS encoding sigma-70 family RNA polymerase sigma factor — protein MLEHYLGELNKIQLLSREEEQALWRRYKENGDRSARQELITAYQPLVYRLVARLAVSSDILMDLIQEGIIGLIEAVENFEPERKIRFSTYATYRIRGRVLNYLKQDYDLDLISLDHIVGEDGLSLLERLKEEGLSLEGQVEERYLKKEIQNAIERLSDKEQEIIKSLFYGEKAAKDMAKKMKISTGHFYRLQRKAIRRIRGMLSGLMQEMKGA, from the coding sequence ATGCTGGAACATTACTTGGGGGAATTAAATAAAATCCAGCTTTTATCACGTGAAGAAGAGCAGGCTCTCTGGAGACGTTACAAAGAAAACGGTGACCGGAGTGCCCGCCAGGAGCTTATCACTGCATATCAGCCATTGGTATACAGGTTGGTAGCCAGATTAGCAGTCAGCAGTGATATATTGATGGATTTAATTCAGGAAGGGATTATTGGTTTGATAGAGGCTGTGGAAAACTTTGAACCCGAAAGGAAAATTCGTTTCAGCACTTATGCTACCTATCGGATTCGAGGACGAGTGTTGAATTATCTTAAACAGGATTATGATCTGGATTTGATCTCCCTTGACCATATAGTGGGTGAGGATGGGCTTTCATTATTAGAGAGGTTGAAGGAAGAAGGTTTAAGTCTGGAAGGGCAGGTAGAAGAGCGTTATTTAAAAAAAGAGATCCAGAATGCTATAGAGCGGCTTTCTGATAAAGAGCAGGAGATTATTAAATCTCTCTTTTATGGTGAAAAAGCTGCTAAAGATATGGCAAAGAAGATGAAGATTTCTACTGGACATTTTTACCGGCTTCAGCGGAAAGCCATCCGGCGAATCCGCGGGATGCTCTCTGGTTTAATGCAGGAGATGAAAGGTGCTTAA
- the spoIIID gene encoding sporulation transcriptional regulator SpoIIID, with product MKDYIRKRVLEVANYIYQTRATVRQAAKIFGVSKSTIHKDVTERLSEIDENLSQRVKEVLEFNKAERHIRGGEATRRKYLKEKKE from the coding sequence GTGAAAGATTATATACGTAAGCGTGTATTGGAGGTGGCAAATTACATATATCAGACACGTGCAACCGTAAGACAGGCAGCAAAAATTTTCGGTGTAAGTAAAAGTACTATTCATAAAGATGTGACTGAACGCTTGAGTGAAATTGATGAAAACCTCTCTCAAAGGGTTAAAGAGGTTTTGGAGTTTAATAAGGCTGAACGTCATATTCGTGGTGGTGAAGCTACCAGACGTAAATATTTGAAGGAGAAGAAAGAGTAA
- a CDS encoding SpoIVB peptidase S55 domain-containing protein, which produces MKKLFFTVVIVYVLLILMQFTAIVLAQDEIMPITGIKKGMKGVGKTVISGVVVEEFDVEILGILKSQNQVGDLILVKVSGSLIERTGGIAAGMSGSPVYINGKLIGAIGYSWGLTDHTVGLVTPIESMLQVLEMDKQGEKKLKSNQMEYKYLQPNIKKSPESVNQGRKDKVVFFEPLQLKDRVVDRIYFCDSYHEALKISEEEDNALAAYPVKTPLLVNGLTGRALKYLINDLKSFDLVPIVTGGITISGSGVQSLEPGSAIAVQLVRGDINISAIGTLTYIKGKKILGFGHPFLKLGQVEYFLSGAEIMTVVNHQDMPFKLGVPTDLKGVITQDRNAGLGGRLDRLPKIIPVTVQVHDLDLDRKREIEFQVIRDEELVIPLVVNSVLQAIDTAIDRQGYGTSTVDIEIMADKLPDHIIQYNNMYFSNYDIAAQSLYDLYNLLNIIVTNPFDRVNLISINVNLQVKRARQVAIIEEAKLLNEKLKPGDTARVEVTLRPYRDTPFKQIFEIKIPENIQTGDASLSISGGIYGSYQDVEMYDSMNEQQQEQEQVPYVVGGHYKSLKELLDDYLNQYKNNELIIEILPYYVEVMEEQVQEKDYEGETSEKKSSNGEEASLSVKKTFKTDYVLEGGLTLEITISENDVTVEEIQSEEQKIIEKYKTQE; this is translated from the coding sequence TTGAAGAAATTATTTTTTACAGTGGTCATTGTCTACGTTCTCCTAATTTTAATGCAATTTACAGCAATTGTTCTGGCGCAGGATGAAATTATGCCTATTACAGGGATTAAAAAGGGGATGAAGGGAGTAGGTAAGACCGTAATTTCTGGAGTAGTAGTTGAAGAATTTGATGTAGAAATATTAGGTATTTTAAAAAGTCAGAATCAAGTCGGAGATTTAATTTTAGTTAAAGTTAGCGGCTCTTTGATTGAGAGAACTGGCGGTATAGCTGCCGGAATGAGTGGAAGTCCCGTTTATATTAATGGCAAATTGATAGGAGCAATTGGATATAGTTGGGGATTAACTGATCATACCGTTGGATTGGTGACTCCAATTGAATCAATGTTACAGGTTCTCGAGATGGATAAGCAGGGAGAAAAAAAATTAAAATCCAATCAAATGGAGTATAAATATTTGCAACCTAATATAAAGAAATCTCCGGAATCTGTAAATCAGGGAAGGAAGGATAAGGTCGTATTCTTTGAACCACTCCAGCTTAAGGACAGAGTGGTAGATCGTATTTATTTTTGTGATTCCTACCATGAAGCCTTGAAGATATCCGAAGAAGAAGATAATGCTTTAGCAGCTTATCCAGTTAAAACACCATTATTAGTTAATGGTTTAACCGGTCGGGCATTAAAGTACCTTATCAATGATCTCAAAAGTTTTGATCTGGTGCCAATTGTGACAGGCGGAATTACTATCTCAGGAAGTGGAGTGCAGTCATTAGAGCCCGGAAGTGCCATTGCTGTACAGCTAGTTAGAGGTGATATTAACATTTCTGCTATCGGGACTTTAACCTATATAAAGGGAAAAAAAATCCTGGGATTTGGTCACCCTTTTTTGAAATTGGGTCAGGTGGAATATTTTCTCTCAGGTGCTGAGATTATGACCGTTGTAAACCATCAGGATATGCCTTTTAAGTTGGGAGTACCAACTGATCTGAAAGGGGTTATCACCCAGGATCGAAATGCCGGGCTTGGAGGTAGATTAGATAGATTACCTAAGATTATTCCTGTAACTGTCCAGGTACATGATCTTGATTTAGATCGAAAACGGGAAATCGAGTTTCAGGTAATTCGGGATGAAGAATTGGTTATACCATTGGTAGTTAATTCCGTTCTTCAAGCCATTGATACTGCTATTGATCGTCAGGGGTATGGAACTTCGACGGTAGATATTGAGATTATGGCTGATAAATTACCTGATCATATTATCCAATATAATAATATGTACTTTAGTAACTATGATATAGCTGCTCAATCACTGTATGATCTATATAACCTCCTGAATATAATTGTTACTAATCCTTTTGACAGAGTGAATCTAATCAGTATCAATGTAAATCTTCAGGTAAAGAGGGCACGTCAGGTAGCTATTATTGAAGAAGCTAAGTTGTTGAATGAAAAGCTCAAACCTGGAGATACTGCACGGGTAGAAGTAACTTTACGTCCCTATAGGGATACGCCTTTCAAACAGATTTTTGAGATTAAAATCCCGGAAAATATACAGACCGGGGATGCATCTCTCTCTATATCTGGAGGAATCTATGGTAGCTATCAAGATGTGGAGATGTATGATTCTATGAATGAACAACAACAGGAGCAAGAACAGGTACCTTATGTGGTGGGAGGCCATTATAAAAGTTTAAAAGAACTTTTAGATGATTATTTAAATCAATATAAGAATAATGAGTTGATTATTGAAATTTTACCCTATTATGTGGAAGTGATGGAAGAACAGGTTCAAGAGAAGGATTATGAAGGGGAAACTTCTGAAAAAAAGTCTTCTAATGGAGAAGAAGCCAGTCTATCTGTTAAGAAGACTTTTAAGACAGATTATGTGCTGGAAGGTGGCCTGACTCTGGAGATTACCATTTCTGAAAATGACGTAACTGTTGAAGAGATTCAAAGTGAAGAACAAAAGATTATTGAGAAATACAAGACACAGGAGTGA
- a CDS encoding rod shape-determining protein: MFGLQKKIGIDLGTATILVYEKGKGIILKEPSVVAMEKGTKKVLAVGEEARRMLGRTPGNIVAIRPLREGVIADFEVTEIMLKHFISKVCGKYTFIKPLIMVCVPVNVTGVEQRAVIEAAMQVGAKKAFLIEEPLAAAIGAGLPIHEPCGSMVVDIGGGTCDIAVISLGGIVVSESLRVAGDNFDEAIIRYVKSKYNLMIGERTAEEVKIAIGTAHLDVQEDTTYEVRGRDIMSGLPKNIILTPKEIYEALKDPVQAIVAAVKRVLEQTPPELASDIIDKGLVLTGGGAMLRGLDRLLSEETGIPVVLAEDALSCVAIGTGKALENLDYLQDSLISNNHRSLGRGF; this comes from the coding sequence ATGTTTGGGTTACAAAAAAAGATTGGAATAGACCTGGGAACGGCTACAATTTTGGTTTATGAAAAAGGTAAAGGTATTATTTTAAAGGAACCATCTGTTGTAGCAATGGAAAAGGGAACCAAGAAAGTCCTTGCAGTAGGAGAAGAGGCAAGAAGAATGTTAGGGCGCACTCCAGGCAATATTGTTGCCATTCGCCCATTACGTGAAGGTGTAATTGCTGATTTTGAGGTAACAGAGATTATGCTCAAACATTTTATTTCCAAAGTTTGTGGCAAATACACTTTTATAAAACCTTTAATTATGGTTTGTGTACCTGTTAATGTGACCGGTGTTGAACAACGAGCAGTGATTGAAGCAGCTATGCAGGTTGGAGCAAAAAAGGCGTTTTTAATTGAAGAACCTTTGGCAGCCGCTATTGGTGCCGGTTTGCCGATTCATGAACCTTGTGGAAGTATGGTTGTAGATATTGGCGGTGGTACCTGTGATATAGCTGTAATTTCCTTGGGTGGTATTGTAGTAAGCGAGTCGTTAAGGGTAGCTGGTGATAATTTTGATGAAGCTATTATTCGCTATGTTAAGTCCAAATATAATCTGATGATTGGGGAAAGGACTGCAGAAGAAGTTAAGATTGCCATTGGGACTGCCCATCTGGATGTCCAGGAAGATACTACATATGAAGTACGCGGTAGGGATATTATGAGCGGTTTGCCAAAAAATATTATTTTGACTCCAAAAGAGATTTATGAAGCCTTAAAAGACCCGGTTCAGGCTATTGTAGCCGCAGTAAAACGTGTTTTAGAGCAAACTCCTCCTGAGTTAGCCTCTGATATTATTGATAAGGGTTTAGTATTAACTGGTGGGGGAGCAATGCTTAGAGGTTTAGATCGTCTGTTGAGTGAGGAAACAGGAATTCCGGTAGTTTTGGCAGAAGATGCTTTATCTTGTGTTGCCATTGGTACTGGAAAGGCTTTGGAAAATCTAGATTATCTTCAAGATAGTTTGATTTCTAATAACCATCGTTCTCTGGGACGTGGTTTTTAG